The following proteins come from a genomic window of Pyxidicoccus sp. MSG2:
- a CDS encoding beta-lactamase family protein, producing the protein MNWLKTLCVGVVVAWVCVGPAAEAASQRQELDRLITKYQQMNQFNGSVLVANEKGVILEKGYGFANFEWQVANTPDTKFRIGSVTKQFTSMVIMQLVAEGKLQVEDPVTKYLPDYRKDTGDRITIAHLLNHTSGLPNYTNPTFFKTASRDPYTVADFVKKFCSGDLEFEPGTKFNYSNSGYFLLGAVIEKVTGQTYAQTLQQRIFDPVGMKNTGYDVSATVLPKRASGYEAQPGGYVNAPYLDMGLPYAAGSMYSTVQDLYRWDRALYEDKLLPAPLKQRMFTTALDDYAFGWHVGPIKLHDGKTEVATISHSGGINGFSALFVRAPERKEVVVLLDNTARGSKLMAMATGALSILHGIPPKQPQASIGEVVMATLEKSSAAEAIARYRTLKTTKATEYDFAERELNNVGYRLLGSGRVAEAIEIFKLNVEMFPGEGNVYDSLGEAYLAGGNKEQALVNYRRAVELNPKNTSAAETVKRLEQPAATR; encoded by the coding sequence ATGAACTGGCTGAAGACGCTCTGCGTGGGCGTGGTCGTGGCGTGGGTGTGTGTGGGGCCTGCCGCCGAGGCGGCATCGCAGCGGCAGGAGTTGGACCGGCTCATCACGAAGTACCAGCAGATGAACCAGTTCAACGGCAGCGTGCTGGTGGCCAACGAGAAGGGCGTCATCCTCGAGAAGGGCTACGGCTTCGCGAACTTCGAGTGGCAGGTGGCGAATACGCCGGACACGAAGTTCCGCATCGGCTCGGTGACGAAGCAGTTCACCTCGATGGTCATCATGCAGCTCGTGGCGGAGGGGAAGCTCCAGGTCGAGGACCCCGTCACGAAGTACCTGCCGGACTACCGCAAGGACACGGGCGACCGCATCACCATCGCCCACCTGCTGAACCACACCTCCGGCCTCCCCAACTACACGAACCCCACCTTCTTCAAGACCGCCTCACGCGACCCCTACACCGTCGCGGACTTCGTGAAGAAGTTCTGCAGCGGTGACCTGGAGTTCGAGCCCGGCACGAAGTTCAACTACAGCAACTCCGGCTACTTCCTGCTCGGCGCCGTCATCGAGAAGGTCACCGGACAGACGTACGCGCAGACGCTGCAGCAGCGCATCTTCGACCCGGTGGGCATGAAGAACACGGGCTACGACGTGTCCGCCACCGTGCTCCCGAAGCGCGCCAGCGGCTACGAGGCGCAGCCTGGCGGGTACGTCAACGCGCCCTACCTCGACATGGGCCTCCCCTACGCCGCGGGCTCGATGTACTCGACGGTGCAGGACCTCTACCGCTGGGACCGAGCCCTCTACGAAGACAAGCTGCTTCCCGCACCGCTCAAGCAGCGGATGTTCACCACCGCGCTGGATGACTACGCCTTCGGGTGGCACGTCGGGCCCATCAAGCTGCATGACGGCAAGACGGAGGTCGCCACCATCAGCCACAGCGGTGGCATCAATGGCTTCAGCGCCCTGTTCGTCCGCGCGCCCGAGCGGAAGGAGGTCGTCGTCCTCCTCGACAACACGGCCCGTGGCTCGAAGCTGATGGCGATGGCGACGGGGGCACTGAGCATCCTTCATGGCATCCCGCCGAAGCAGCCCCAGGCGTCCATCGGCGAGGTCGTGATGGCGACCCTCGAGAAGTCGTCCGCCGCGGAGGCCATCGCCCGGTACCGGACCCTCAAGACCACCAAGGCCACCGAGTACGACTTCGCCGAGCGGGAGCTGAACAATGTGGGCTACCGGCTCCTCGGCTCCGGGCGCGTGGCGGAGGCCATCGAGATCTTCAAGCTCAACGTGGAGATGTTCCCTGGCGAGGGGAACGTCTACGACAGCCTCGGCGAGGCGTACCTGGCCGGCGGGAACAAGGAGCAGGCGCTCGTGAACTACCGCCGCGCCGTGGAGCTGAACCCCAAGAACACGAGCGCCGCGGAGACCGTCAAGCGCCTCGAGCAGCCGGCCGCCACGCGATGA